The following DNA comes from Castanea sativa cultivar Marrone di Chiusa Pesio chromosome 10, ASM4071231v1.
ttcTAGAAAACTTACAAGGTGAGTACTATCAGAACTTAGTTGGGAGTCTTCTGTTGAGTTTGCTTGAGCTGAGGAAGGGGAAATATACATAACCCTAAGCTTGCACTCCTCTATAGCCTTTCCACTGTCCTTATTAAACTGGATTCAATAGTAAACATCAACTGTACAACATCAGCATTATTTCAACAGAATATGATCAAGCTAGTCAAACAAAGGCACGACTCTCAAAATCAACGTTCTTACACAATCTTGTGGAAGATCATCAACATCAATATTTGGAGGCACTATTGTACTCTGCAAAAGAAATTTATCTTTGCATTGCATATCTGGAGGATATTCTCGCTGGGCTTGGAGGGTGACTGCAAATCAAGAAGTTTGTTAAAGGCagcaataaaaataagaaaatcttCAGGGATTATTGGAGaataatttaagaacaaataTTGTGATGGTTCACAGTGTGCGACCAAGTGGCATATGCTCAGTTAGTGCCAGCTAATAAACTTCTCAAATCAAAAGCGAACCATCACCCAACAGGTATTCATTGATTGACCAATCACTACTTTGCTCATGTCTATATGTTGGGCAGTTTCTCCTAAAGATATGTTCAATAGATTATCAAAAGGTCATTACTTgcagggggaaaaaaagatcTACCAAAAGATTTTTGCAGGGTATTAAAAAGCACCTCTTATGATGCATGAGTCCCAAGGATCTACAACTCCAGTATTGGGCCGCACGAAGTACTTTTTAGGTGAAGTGGTTTTAACCtagcaaaaaaagaaggggGGACATTCAAGTAATACGTAACTGATATGAAATTAGAATGGCTTGCTAAGTACATATccagaaacaaataaaaatgtttatatCTGTATAGTAATAGAGATAGTACCTTAAAAGCAACATGATTTTCTGTGTTGTTCACAACTTTAAGATCACAGTAGCTTTGCTTTTCCAGCTCAACTGATTACATGAACCCCAAGATATCCATAAGAAATTTCTTgaataaaattcttaaaaaacaaacataaccAAAAAGTACAAACTCATAGGCATACGAAGGAACCAAATAGATGTATGGAAGCAGGCATATATCTAAGTCAAGTTGTacttaattttttcaaattcaatttcatgCTTTTGGTCAGGTTTTTTTCCCCATATATTTAATGAACCAACCGAGGTGAACCTATCattatctctctttcttcttttctatttgtATTCCCCACATCCAACATGATTTTTGACTCATTTATTTAAATTGCGGAACTCTTCCAAAATAAACATACCCTATTTTAGTACATTTCAACCACTTTCCCCTCTCCTCTCATCTCCATTTGTTCCAACTGTAACCTTATTCTTATTCTAAAATCCCCCTTCCCCCAGGTTGCTCTGTTTTTTCCCCATTTCCTTTCATATGTTTCCTTTCAAAGCAAGGAATCTGCAAACATTAGTTAGGAAACTCAGATTTTGATAGCATCTCACACAAAGACAATCTCCTTGATCTTCTGAATAATCATAGGTTGTCATAAATCCTGTTTAAATTTCCAGTAACTATAGAGTGAAAAGCACATAATTTTCTCCATAACTTTGGATATATCCACAAGGTTAAACAAATTTCTAGCTGATTTTCCTTAGCTTAGAGAACATCGACATTCAATCAAATCTGGAAAAACCAAATGTTTCTGAATCAAGAGCATACGTAGTTCCGAACAAGAGAAGTGGACAAGAACAGATGAAGAAATGACCCACTTCTTCAATCCATTTTTCCCAATtgccttttaattttcttgtatgTAATTATCTCTTATCATATCATTCCTTCTTTTGGAACCTATCCACCATCCCAACATCCCCATATAAgccttactctttttttttttgataagtccaTATATCCATGCCACCATCTTTTACATGAAATCCTCAAGGTACAAAAAAAAGTGTATTGGCACACATCCACAACCCAAAATCTTCATCTCTGCCACAACCAATCCCAATCCTTGATGTTTTCACTTGAAGATCATCACTTTTCCATGCTCCTTTGAAAATCCATGTAGCCATACAATCAAACCTGTGCATCCAATATTTTTAGCACATATATATTTCTTGACTggtatcatcatcatcatcgttcataaataacaaaaatcagCAACActgtatcatttttttcttcctccaagagcttgtagctcaattggcacctcaAAGAtgtccaaaattcaaatccCCTCTTCCCCAACTATCAAAAATATACATATTGATTGGTATCAATATCATCCTTCGTAAATAAAATCAGCAAC
Coding sequences within:
- the LOC142612841 gene encoding vesicle-associated protein 2-1, producing MSAVGAAGAATNQLVSIKPDELKFTFELEKQSYCDLKVVNNTENHVAFKVKTTSPKKYFVRPNTGVVDPWDSCIIRVTLQAQREYPPDMQCKDKFLLQSTIVPPNIDVDDLPQDCFNKDSGKAIEECKLRVMYISPSSAQANSTEDSQLSSDSTHLNQALQRLKDERDAAARQTKQLQQELEMLKRRRLRKSDRGFSFTFAIFVALIGIMVGFLLNLSLSSPSTE